A region of Lycium barbarum isolate Lr01 chromosome 3, ASM1917538v2, whole genome shotgun sequence DNA encodes the following proteins:
- the LOC132630972 gene encoding U-box domain-containing protein 16 — MAVSPESFPPRKRRPSASSFVSPNLSDRNLLHSLYLLSSEISTLQPLLFLLKRNTSSIIRKSKLLSILFEEIHPIQYFPPSAILCFDELYIVLQRMKTLLEDCRNCSKMWLLMQVDVYSNIFHELSLELSTLLDILPAKNLRLNDDVQELLILVTKQCSEKFAYLDPKDRHLRSQVVEMLDRIEREIVPDTCKLADIFDKLTLRDSTSCRDEIELLEEEIQSQTDEKAKSDIIALIGFVRYAKCVLYGGSTPRTNSRRRRAAAAAADISVPADFRCPISLDLMRDPAVVSTGQTYERSSITLWFESGHTTCPKTGQTLAHTDLIPNSALKNLIIMWCREQKIPFESTELNVKSNGVVTNKTALEATRMTVSFLINKLKASQSVDSANRLVHELRVLAKTDSDSRACIAEASALPLLVKLLGSEHPSLQINAVTTILNLSILEGNKTRIMETDGVLNGVIEVLRSGATWEAKGNAAATIFSLSGIPAYKKRLARKTRVVKGLMDLAREGPTNSKRDALVAILNLAGDREAVGKLIEGGVVEMVAEIMDGLPEEAVTILEVVVKKGGLVAVAAAYPLMKKLAIVLRDSTDRARESCAATLVNMCRKGGSEMVAELATVQGIERVIWEIMGMGTGRARRKAATLLRVLRRWAAGLDAEVASGAYSDVNMNTSTRIVLPG; from the coding sequence ATGGCAGTTTCACCTGAATCTTTCCCGCCGAGAAAACGTCGTCCCTCGGCGAGCTCTTTCGTATCACCAAACCTCTCCGATCGAAATCTCCTCCATTCCCTTTATCTCTTATCATCAGAAATATCAACTCTACAACCTCTTTTATTTCTCCTCAAAAGAAATACGTCGTCCATTATCAGGAAATCCAAGCTTTTATCAATCTTGTTCGAAGAaatacaccctattcagtactTTCCACCTTCCGCAATACTATGTTTCGATGAATTATACATAGTCTTACAGCGCATGAAAACATTACTTGAAGATTGTCGTAATTGTAGTAAGATGTGGCTACTTATGCAAGTTGATGTTTActccaatattttccatgaacttTCTCTTGAGTTGTCCACTTTATTGGATATTCTTCCTGCTAAAAATCTCAGATTAAACGACGATGTCCAGGAGTTGTTGATTCTCGTAACGAAGCAGTGTTCGGAGAAATTCGCGTATCTTGATCCCAAGGATCGACATTTACGATCTCAAGTTGTTGAAATGCTTGATAGAATCGAAAGAGAAATTGTCCCTGATACGTGTAAATTAGCGGATATTTTCGACAAGTTGACTTTGCGTGATTCTACGAGTTGCAGGGATGAAATTGAGTTGTTGGAAGAGGAAATTCAAAGCCAAACTGATGAGAAAGCGAAATCCGACATCATCGCGTTGATAGGATTTGTTCGATATGCTAAATGCGTGTTATACGGCGGTTCGACCCCGAGGACGAATTCCCGGAGGCGGCGGGCGGCTGCTGCAGCTGCTGATATTAGTGTTCCGGCTGATTTCCGGTGCCCGATTTCTCTTGACTTAATGAGAGACCCAGCGGTTGTTTCCACGGGTCAAACATATGAGAGAAGTTCGATAACCCTTTGGTTCGAATCCGGTCATACCACGTGTCCCAAAACCGGTCAAACGTTGGCCCACACGGATTTAATACCGAATTCAGCGTTGAAGAATTTGATAATTATGTGGTGTAGAGAACAGAAAATACCGTTCGAGTCAACGGAGTTGAACGTTAAATCTAATGGTGTTGTTACGAATAAAACGGCGTTGGAAGCTACCCGAATGACGGTGTCGTTTTTGATCAACAAGTTGAAGGCTTCGCAATCCGTTGACTCGGCTAACCGGCTTGTTCATGAGCTTCGGGTTTTAGCTAAGACAGACTCGGATAGCCGAGCCTGTATTGCTGAAGCTTCAGCTTTGCCGTTGTTGGTTAAGCTATTAGGCTCGGAGCATCCGAGCCTGCAAATTAACGCGGTTACAACAATTCTCAATCTGTCAATTCTGGAAGGAAACAAGACGAGGATAATGGAAACGGATGGAGTTTTAAACGGAGTTATCGAAGTGTTACGGTCAGGTGCCACGTGGGAGGCTAAGGGGAACGCGGCAGCAACGATTTTTAGCTTGTCAGGTATACCAGCATACAAAAAGAGGTTGGCTAGGAAGACACGTGTCGTGAAGGGACTGATGGATTTAGCGCGCGAGGGGCCAACAAATTCGAAAAGGGATGCATTAGTGGCCATTTTGAATTTGGCGGGAGATAGGGAGGCGGTCGGGAAGTTGATCGAAGGCGGGGTGGTGGAAATGGTGGCGGAGATTATGGATGGATTACCGGAAGAGGCGGTTACAATACTCGAAGTGGTGGTGAAGAAGGGTGGATTGGTGGCTGTCGCAGCCGCGTATCCATTGATGAAAAAACTGGCCATAGTGTTAAGGGATAGCACTGATAGGGCACGAGAGAGCTGTGCCGCGACGCTAGTGAACATGTGTCGGAAAGGGGGATCGGAGATGGTGGCGGAACTGGCGACGGTTCAAGGGATAGAGAGGGTAATTTGGGAAATAATGGGAATGGGAACAGGGAGGGCTAGAAGAAAAGCTGCAACTTTGTTGAGGGTGCTA